In the genome of Streptomyces sp. P3, the window GCAGCAGCTGATCGAACTGGAGCTGAACCCGGGCAAGGCCAACCGGGCCCGCATCAACAGGTCGTCGCAGGTCAGACCCCGTGACGTGCTGGGCATCGTACGGACCGTGCTGTTCGCGCCGGAGGATCTCGCGCTGGTGAAGGGCGACCCCGGCGAGCGTCGGCGGTTCCTCGACGAGCTGATCACCGCGCGCTCCCCGCGGATGGCGGGGGTGCGCTCGGACTACGAGCGGGTGCTCAAGCAGCGCAACACGCTGTTGAAGTCCGCCGCGCTCGCGCGCCGGCACGGCGGCCGTTCCATGGACCTGTCGACGCTCGAGGTGTGGGACCAGCACCTCGCGCGCGTGGGCGCCGAGCTGTTGGCCCGGCGCCTGGACCTGGTCGCCGCCCTCCAGCCGCTCGCCGACAAGGCGTACGAACAGCTGGCGCCCGGCGGCGGGCCCGTGGCCCTGGAGTACAGGCCGTCGGCGCCGGGCGAGGCGCACACGCGTGACGACCTCTACGAACAGCTGACGGCCGCCCTCGCGGAGTCCCGCAAGCAGGAGATCGAGCGGGGCGTCACCCTCGTCGGGCCGCATCGGGACGACCTTCTGCTCAAGCTCGGACAACTGCCCGCCAAGGGGTACGCCTCGCACGGCGAGTCCTGGTCGTACGCGCTGGCGCTGCGGCTGGCCTCGTACGACCTGTTGCGGGCGGAGGGCAACGAGCCGGTCCTGGTGCTGGACGACGTCTTCGCCGAACTGGACGCCCGCCGGCGGGAGCGGCTGGCGGAGCTGGTCGCGCCCGGCGAGCAGGTGCTGGTGACGGCCGCGGTCGACGACGACGTGCCCCATGTGCTCGCCGGAGCGCGGTACACGGTGTCCGAGGGGACGGTGGTGCGCGTATGAGCGCCGCCGACGAGCCCGCGCCGAAGCGGGCGCCCGAGCCGTCCGGCGTCGACCTCGCGCGCGTGGCGCTCAGGGCGGCGCGGGAGCAGGCACGCGCGCGTGGGGACGCGGCGCAGCAGAAGAAGCAGGTCCGGCGCGGGGCGGGGCTGCGCTCAGGGGCGCGCGCGGACGGCCGCGACCCGATGGCGCTGGGCGCCGCGATCAACCGGCTGCTCAACGAGCGCGGCTGGGAGGCGCCGGCCGCGGTGGGCGGCGTGATGGGCCGATGGCCGCAGATCGTCGGCGAGGACGTGGCCAAGCACTGTGTGCCCGAGAGGTACGACGACGAGGAGCGGACGCTGATCGTGCGCTGTGACTCGACGGCCTGGGCGACGAACCTGCGGCTGCTCGCCCCGACGCTGGTGGCGCGTCTCAACGAGGATCTGGGGCACGGCGCGGTGCGGTTGATCAAGGTGCTGGGCCCGGGCGGCCCCGTGCGCCGCTACGGCCCCCTGAGGGCCCCCGGAAGCACCGGTCCGGGCGACACCTACGGGTGAGGTGCGTCACGTCTTCGCAAGGCCGGGCGGTCCTGTCGTGACCGCCCGGCCTTCGTTTCGCGCGCCCGCGCACGGGCGCGCGCGGTGACCTGACTCCCAAGTAGCCAAGGGTTGACATCCGAAAGCGCTGAGTGCCGCTGTGAGCCTCTTGGAGCCCCCTTCTGTATATCGGGACCCGGAAGACGCCGGTTGAGGGCGGCACATGCGGACTCAGGTACCGGCAAACCCCCATCAGTGTCAGTGCTACCGGTAGACTGGAAGCCAATCCCGCCCCGAACGTGGGGACCGCCCGGGAGAAGTCGAGCAACGCTGATCAAGGCTGACCAACGCAACATGCCGCAGCCGCTCCGGCAACCCTCCCCGGAGGGGTCCCCAGAGCCTGGCTAGTGCTGTGCCAGAAAGGGCGCTTCGTGGCCGATTCCGGCAACCCCAACGAGAACATCCCGTCCACCGACGCCGGCGTGAACAGCGGGGCGAGCACCTCGAGCCACGAGGTCACCGCCTCCTACGACGCCAGCGCCATCACCGTCCTCGAGGGTCTGGACGCGGTCCGCAAGCGACCCGGTATGTACATCGGCTCGACCGGCGAGCGCGGTCTGCACCACCTCGTGTACGAGGTCGTCGACAACTCGGTCGACGAGGCCCTGGCCGGCCACGCGGACACCATCGACGTGACGATCCTCGCCGACGGCGGCGTGCGGGTCACCGACAACGGCCGAGGCATCCCGGTGGGCATCGTGGCCTCCGAGGGCAAGCCGGCCCTCGAGGTCGTGCTGACCGTGCTGCACGCGGGCGGCAAGTTCGGCGGCGGCGGCTACGCGGTCTCCGGCGGTCTGCACGGCGTCGGCGTCTCCGTCGTCAACGCCCTGTCGAGCAAGGTCGCCGTCGAGGTCCGGACCGACGGCCACCGCTGGACGCAGGACTACAAG includes:
- a CDS encoding DUF721 domain-containing protein; the protein is MSAADEPAPKRAPEPSGVDLARVALRAAREQARARGDAAQQKKQVRRGAGLRSGARADGRDPMALGAAINRLLNERGWEAPAAVGGVMGRWPQIVGEDVAKHCVPERYDDEERTLIVRCDSTAWATNLRLLAPTLVARLNEDLGHGAVRLIKVLGPGGPVRRYGPLRAPGSTGPGDTYG
- the recF gene encoding DNA replication/repair protein RecF; the protein is MHVTHLSLADFRSYARVEVPLDPGVTAFVGPNGQGKTNLVEAVGYLATLGSHRVSSDAPLVRMGCDRAIVRAQVRQGERQQLIELELNPGKANRARINRSSQVRPRDVLGIVRTVLFAPEDLALVKGDPGERRRFLDELITARSPRMAGVRSDYERVLKQRNTLLKSAALARRHGGRSMDLSTLEVWDQHLARVGAELLARRLDLVAALQPLADKAYEQLAPGGGPVALEYRPSAPGEAHTRDDLYEQLTAALAESRKQEIERGVTLVGPHRDDLLLKLGQLPAKGYASHGESWSYALALRLASYDLLRAEGNEPVLVLDDVFAELDARRRERLAELVAPGEQVLVTAAVDDDVPHVLAGARYTVSEGTVVRV